A region from the Hippoglossus hippoglossus isolate fHipHip1 chromosome 18, fHipHip1.pri, whole genome shotgun sequence genome encodes:
- the LOC117751865 gene encoding PC4 and SFRS1-interacting protein-like — MQEGRGTTRREKTKNTQKVGYVAKKIEIKKRGGQRSVKDVGKTVTEEEERKMEKTTDVNKKEEKNERKTSDNKTTAEKAKSKTTEELTTKVKQSGQKNEDKMNVEEKKNEGVIEKTGEEKKNEETQQQKNEGRKEERKIIGKIVKATPGQGTKFQVKTMMGGTLAVALEDDKKKKEERTDKKMIEEKEKSSENVKETEKEEKSEDKKLQMSSDVESESERTRATTDDKKDKNTTEEEKKKGSDEEEKQKKSSDEEEKQKKSSDEEEKQKKGSDEEEKQKKSSDEEEKRKKSSDEEEKRKKSCEDEAALKKSEEEQKSQSATLKSQEEKQEKEVEKAREQKKKEEKNEKEPQQKEEKTTDQAKKTEETETQKAEQTPQAEAETSKEAEPEKKSAEEKSDSDRGKVVEVKQQKKKSSTMTLTDSTLHRIHGDIRISLKTDKPDIRKCLTALDQLSMVYVTSQHVQRHSELIATLRKMRSYKANQAIMDKASMLYNRFKNTFLVGEGEEVVSAAFLRSLLEEKEREEAERVELCRREGVKEVKERLRNDGGEDEEEVQIENAPVGLS, encoded by the exons AtgcaggagggaagaggaacgACGAGGAGGGAGAAGACGAAGAACACGCA GAAAGTCGGGTACGTAGCAAAGAAGATCGAGATCAAaaagagaggaggtcagaggagcGTGAAAGACGTTGGAAAGacagtgacagaggaggaggagaggaagatggaaaAAACTACAGATGTCaacaagaaagaggagaagaacgAGAGGAAGACATCCGACAACAAGACAACAGCGGAGAAGGCAAAgagtaaaacaacagaagaactGACAACAAAAGTAAAGCAAAGTGGACAGAAGAACGAAGACAAAATGaatgtggaggaaaagaaaaacgaGGGAGTGATCGAGAAAAcaggggaagaaaagaagaacgAGGAaacgcagcagcagaaaaatgaaggaaggaaggaggagagaaaaataatcgGAAAGATCGTGAAGGCGACGCCTGGACAGGGAACAAAGTTTCAGGTGAAGACGATGATGGGAGGAACACTGGCGGTGGCGTTGGAGGatgacaagaagaagaaagaggagaggacggaCAAGAAAATGatagaagagaaggaaaagagctCAGAAAACGTGAAGGAGacggagaaagaggagaaatcgGAAGATAAAAAGTTGCAAATGAGCTCAGATGTTGAGAGTGAATCTGAAAGAACAAGAGCAACGACGGATGACAAAAAAGACAAgaacacaacagaagaagagaagaagaagggcagtgatgaagaggagaaacaaaagaagagcagtgatgaagaggagaaacaaaagaagagcagtgatgaagaggagaaacaaaagaagggcagtgatgaagaggagaaacaaaagaagagcagtgatgaagaggagaaacgAAAGAAgagcagtgatgaagaggagaaacgAAAGAAGAGCTGTGAAGATGAGGCGGCGCTGAAAAAGAGCgaagaagaacaaaaatcaCAGAGCGCGACTCTGAAATctcaggaggagaagcaggaaaagGAGGTGGAAAAAGCaagagaacagaagaagaaagaggagaagaacgAGAAGGAGCCgcagcagaaagaggagaaaaccaCAGATCAAGCAAAGAAGACGGAGGAGACGGAAACTCAGAAG GCGGAGCAGACGCCACAAGCAGAGGCAGAAACCAGCAAAGAAGCTGAACCAGAGAAGAAGAGCGCAGAAGAGAAGAGTGACTCAGATAGAGGGaaggtggtggaggtgaagcagcagaagaagaagagttcgACCATGACGCTGACGGACTCGACTCTGCACAGAATCCACGGGGACATCAGGATTTCTCTGAAGACCGACAAGCcg GACATCAGGAAGTGTCTGACGGCGTTGGATCAGCTCAGTATGGTTTACGTGACGTCTCAACACGTCCAGAGACACAGCGAGCTCATCGCCACGCTGAGAAAG atgcGTTCCTACAAAGCGAACCAGGCCATCATGGACAAGGCCTCCATGCTGTACAACCGCTTCAAAAACACCTTCCTGGTgggggagggtgaggaggtggtGAGCGCCGCCTTCCTGCGAtcgctgctggaggagaaggagcggGAGGAGGCTGAGAGGGTGGAGctctgcaggagggagggagtgaaggaggtgaaggagaggtTGAGGAACGACGGAGGAGAGGACGAAGAAGAGGTGCAGATAGAAAATG CTCCAGTGGGCTTGTCCTGA
- the LOC117751862 gene encoding tetratricopeptide repeat protein 39B, whose amino-acid sequence MAHVGNGASGEEEDCFEDAYDRIPAACHMDLQTAIQETQCALNLVLNNKFSEALDLLKPWWKKSMYHALGYSSILVMQATMTFEHRDIQTAMGTIKEALQTCQRFRKKNSVVGSLSSLISKQSNLQEEEMHAEICYAECLLQKATLTFVQDENMISFIKGGIKIRTSYQIYKDCQNMLNVNQDLAAQSDSFRQFEGGVKLGIGSFNLMLSLLPQRILRLLEFIGFSGNRGFGLSQLREGASGHSLRAILSALTLLFYHTYVSLILGTGEGNLVEAEALLEPYKHKYPKGSIILFYSARISTLRGNFEKARARYEECISSQQEWKQIHHLCYWELMWTHSYQQEWQQAYHYADLLCKESRWSKAIYVYQKAAILSMMSEEEVKKTGEDVVELFSQVEGLKQRLAGKSIPTEKFAVRKSRRYKAAHLVPLVIPALEMMYVWNGFTIVGKRPDSTEALLVTIEAAEEQLLNNPNPSEFHPDDSCLVQMLKGLCLKHLGRLLQAELCFTQVLSSESRIRYDHYLVPFTLYELGLLYKQQGDFTKATSYIENAKMNYKDYSMESRLHFRIHAALSSLKGSPVGTP is encoded by the exons ATGGCCCACGTAGGCAACGGAGcgagcggagaggaggag gACTGTTTTGAAGATGCCTACGACCGGATACCTGC cgCGTGTCACATGGACCTGCAGACAGCCATCCAGGAGACTCAGTGTGCTCTCAACCTGGTGCTCAACAACAAGTTCTCTGAGGCCTTGGACCTCCTCAAACCATG gtgGAAGAAAAGTATGTACCATGCGTTGGGATACAGCAGCATCCTGGTGATGCAGGCGACCATGACGTTTGAGCACAGAGACATCCAGACCGCCATGGGAACCATCAAGGAGGCGTTACAGACCTGTCAGAG GTTCAGGAAGAAGAACTCAGTGGTTGGATCTCTGTCCAGTCTGATCAGCAAACAGTCCAACCTGCAAGAAG aggagATGCACGCGGAGATCTGCTACGCCGAGTGTCTCCTGCAGAAAGCCACGCTGACGTTTGTCCAG GATGAAAACATGATCAGTTTTATCAAAGGAGGCATCAAGATCCGAACCAGCTACCAAATCTACAA AGACTGTCAGAACATGCTGAATGTCAATCAGGACCTGGCCGCCCAGTCTGATTCGTTCAGACAGTTTGAGGGCGGAGTCAAGCTCGGCATCGGGTCCTTCAACCTG ATGTTGTCTCTCCTTCCTCAGAGGATTTTGAGGTTGCTGGAGTTTATTGGATTCTCAGGAAACAGG GGCTTTGGTTTGTCTCAGTTGAGAGAGGGTGCCTCGGGTCACAGTCTGCGGGCGATCCTCTCCGCTCTGACTCTGCTGTTCTACCACACATACGTTTCTCTAATACTTG GAACCGGGGAGGGGAACCTGGTGGAGGCTGAAGCTCTGTTGGAGCCGTACAAACACAAATACCCCAAA GGATCCATTATCCTCTTCTACTCTGCGCGCATCTCCACACTGCGAGGGAACTTCGAGAAG gccCGGGCCAGATACGAGGAGTGTATCAGCAGCCAGCAGGAGTGGAAGCAGATCCACCATCTTTGTTACTGGGAGCTGATGTGGACCCACTCGTACCAGCAGGAGTGGCAGCAGGCGTACCACTACGCTGACCTGCTGTGCAAGGAGAGCCGCTGGTCCAAG GCCATCTATGTGTACCAGAAGGCCGCCATCCTCAGTAtgatgtcagaggaggaagtgaagaagacGGGGGAGGACGTCGTGGAGCTCTTCAG tcaggTAGAGGGCCTGAAACAGCGCCTGGCAGGGAAATCGATCCCAACTGAGAAATTTGCCGTGAGGAAGTCCAGACGCTACAAAGCTGCTCACCTCGTGCCTCTGGTCATCCCGGCTCtg GAGATGATGTACGTTTGGAACGGTTTCACCATCGTGGGAAAAAGACCCGACAGCACTGAGGCTCTGCTGGTGACCATCGAGGCGGCGGAGGAGCAGCTACTCAACAACCCCA ACCCATCAGAGTTTCATCCAGACGACAGCTGCCTGGTCCAGATGTTGAAGGGGCTCTGTCTGAAACATCTGGGCAGGTTACTGCAGGCTGAGCTCTGCTTCACACAGGTCCTGTCCAg tgagagTCGCATCAGATATGACCACTACCTGGTTCCCTTCACTCTCTATGAGTTGGGTCTATTGTATAAACAACAAGGAGATTTCACCAAGGCTACGTCGTACATTGAAAATGCCAA GATGAACTACAAGGACTACTCCATGGAGTCCAGACTGCACTTTAGGATCCACGCGGCCCTCAGCAGCCTCAAAGGATCACCAGTCGGCACCCCATAA